A section of the Streptomyces sp. NBC_01363 genome encodes:
- a CDS encoding alpha-N-acetylglucosaminidase — MRSLRSWIVVCSSALAVLVTVPSPVTAMSPPAGDAAAVSRYRPAFDSGPAEAALRRLLPHHAQQFDLVPADRPASGDYFTVSGTTGRVRIRGTSPAVLLSGVNHYLKYTARVDIGWPGDSTSKLPKKLPAPLGTVRRDASVPHRFALNDTDDGYSGAYRDWASYEKQIDVLALHGVNEVFVQMGADAVYYDTFQEFGYTKGELTSWIPGPAHQPWWLMQNMSGFGGPVSEKMLDRRAALGRKIADRLRRLGMTPVLPGYYGTVPPGFTDRNPAGPVVPQGDWVGFERPDWLDPRSELFPKVAEVFYRRQHELFGDSAMYKMDLLHEGGTPGDVPVEDAAKAVMNALQTAHPGATWVLLGWQSNPSTQLIDAVDKSRLFIVDGLADRYNGLDREAAWHGAPYAFGTIPNFGGHTTIGANTAVWTARFDEWRTKPDSALRGIAYLPEGTGGNPAAYELFTELAWRTGPLDHSAWFAAYAERRYGGADPHAARAWELLRTGPYSTSSGTWSESQDSLFTARPGLTVGTSASWSPSAMRYDASTVRKALAELLQVAPELRTSDAYRFDVVDVARQALANRSRTLLPQIKAAYEGKALALFRQRAAEWKRDLALLDRLLATDRRFMLGPWLKDARSWGSTDAERSAAEFDARSILTTWGHRSGSESGGLRDYANREWSGLIHDFYAERWTRYLDSLDTALATGQPPPAIDWFERDNAWNLERKSYPVEPTGDPVALAETVWASLPVPEVRPA, encoded by the coding sequence TTGAGAAGCCTCAGATCCTGGATCGTCGTCTGCTCGTCCGCTCTCGCCGTACTGGTCACTGTGCCGAGCCCGGTCACGGCGATGAGCCCCCCTGCCGGTGACGCGGCAGCCGTCTCCCGCTACAGGCCCGCCTTCGACTCCGGGCCGGCCGAGGCGGCGCTGCGGCGCCTGCTCCCGCACCACGCCCAGCAGTTCGATCTCGTGCCTGCCGACCGCCCCGCATCCGGCGACTACTTCACCGTCTCCGGCACGACGGGCCGGGTCCGCATCCGGGGCACCAGCCCCGCCGTGCTGCTCAGCGGCGTCAACCACTACCTCAAGTACACGGCCCGGGTGGACATCGGCTGGCCCGGTGACAGCACCTCGAAGCTTCCGAAGAAGCTCCCGGCGCCCCTCGGTACGGTGCGCCGGGACGCCTCGGTGCCGCACCGGTTCGCCCTCAACGACACGGACGACGGCTACTCGGGGGCGTACCGGGACTGGGCCTCGTACGAGAAGCAGATCGACGTCCTCGCGCTGCACGGCGTCAACGAGGTGTTCGTGCAGATGGGCGCGGATGCCGTGTACTACGACACCTTCCAGGAGTTCGGGTACACGAAGGGCGAGCTCACTTCCTGGATTCCGGGCCCCGCGCACCAACCGTGGTGGCTGATGCAGAACATGTCCGGATTCGGCGGCCCGGTCAGCGAGAAGATGCTGGACCGACGTGCCGCGCTCGGCCGAAAGATCGCCGATCGGCTGCGTCGGCTCGGCATGACGCCGGTCCTGCCCGGCTACTACGGCACGGTGCCGCCCGGGTTCACCGACAGGAACCCCGCCGGCCCCGTGGTCCCGCAGGGCGACTGGGTCGGCTTCGAACGCCCGGACTGGCTGGATCCGCGCAGCGAACTGTTCCCGAAGGTGGCGGAGGTGTTCTACCGCCGTCAGCACGAGCTGTTCGGTGACTCGGCCATGTACAAGATGGACCTGCTGCACGAGGGCGGCACTCCGGGAGACGTGCCGGTCGAGGACGCCGCCAAGGCCGTCATGAACGCCCTGCAGACAGCGCATCCGGGCGCGACCTGGGTCCTGCTCGGCTGGCAGAGCAACCCGTCCACGCAGCTCATCGATGCGGTGGACAAGAGCAGGCTGTTCATCGTCGACGGCCTGGCCGACCGCTACAACGGCCTGGACCGCGAGGCCGCATGGCATGGCGCGCCCTACGCCTTCGGGACCATCCCCAACTTCGGCGGCCACACCACGATCGGCGCCAACACCGCCGTCTGGACTGCCCGGTTCGACGAGTGGCGCACGAAGCCGGACAGCGCGCTCCGGGGCATCGCCTATCTCCCGGAAGGCACTGGCGGCAACCCGGCCGCGTACGAGCTCTTCACCGAACTGGCCTGGCGCACGGGACCGTTGGACCACTCCGCCTGGTTCGCCGCCTACGCCGAGCGACGCTACGGCGGCGCCGACCCGCATGCGGCCAGGGCCTGGGAGCTCCTGCGCACCGGCCCGTACAGCACCTCGTCCGGCACCTGGAGCGAATCCCAGGACAGCCTCTTCACCGCACGCCCCGGGCTGACCGTCGGTACGTCGGCCAGTTGGAGCCCGTCCGCCATGCGGTACGACGCGTCGACGGTGCGGAAGGCACTGGCGGAGCTGCTCCAGGTCGCCCCCGAGCTGCGGACGTCGGATGCGTACCGCTTCGATGTGGTGGACGTGGCCCGGCAGGCCCTGGCCAACCGCAGCCGTACGCTGCTGCCGCAGATCAAGGCCGCGTACGAGGGGAAGGCTCTCGCCCTCTTCCGGCAGCGGGCCGCGGAGTGGAAGCGGGACCTCGCCCTGCTGGACCGACTGCTGGCCACCGACCGGCGGTTCATGCTGGGGCCCTGGCTGAAGGACGCCAGGTCCTGGGGCAGCACCGATGCCGAGCGGTCCGCCGCCGAGTTCGACGCCCGTTCGATCCTCACCACCTGGGGTCATCGCTCCGGCAGCGAGTCCGGTGGGCTGCGCGACTACGCGAACCGCGAATGGTCGGGGCTGATCCACGACTTCTACGCCGAGCGGTGGACGCGCTACCTCGACTCCCTCGACACGGCCCTGGCCACCGGGCAGCCGCCGCCCGCCATCGACTGGTTCGAGCGGGACAACGCCTGGAACCTGGAGCGCAAGAGCTATCCGGTGGAGCCCACGGGCGACCCGGTGGCGCTGGCCGAAACCGTATGGGCGTCGCTGCCGGTACCGGAAGTCCGCCCTGCCTGA